The Chryseobacterium aureum genome contains a region encoding:
- a CDS encoding DUF2851 family protein has product MTEKLLQYLWNYKVFKHFNFKDIEGNSVEIIHSGTWNTNAGPDFLDAKIRINGLLLAGNIELHLRSSDWIFHNHSLDPNYQNIILHVVFQHDIEVQELTGRQVPTLELRNYIDDKIIWKYEKIINGNVFIACENIFDPKKIPVNFHEENILKKLDEKSSELDRNLLQYKNNFEAVLFHSLAYSFGLKVNAVIFRQIAESIEYSIINKIRQHPLQLEALLFGISGWLEDPQDEQMKIWKREFDFIKAKFSISDLKFRPKFLRLRPPNFPTIRLSQLADLYKHQHLFSKIMKAGNTEELYTLFSSIKASEYWDSHFNFGNISKVHPKTLSKDFIDLLILNTVLPLKYAYHRYHHEETADEIIQLYRSVSAEKNTIITGWKDMGLEITDALESQSLIYHHKTHCETKNCLACGIGFKLLKE; this is encoded by the coding sequence ATGACGGAAAAATTGCTTCAATATCTTTGGAACTATAAAGTTTTCAAACATTTTAACTTCAAGGATATTGAAGGGAATTCCGTTGAAATCATCCATTCCGGGACATGGAATACCAATGCCGGTCCAGATTTTCTGGATGCCAAAATCAGAATCAACGGCTTACTGCTTGCAGGAAATATAGAACTTCACCTGCGCTCTTCCGACTGGATTTTTCACAATCATTCCCTGGATCCCAATTATCAGAATATCATTCTTCATGTGGTATTCCAGCATGACATAGAAGTTCAGGAGCTTACAGGAAGACAGGTTCCCACCTTAGAGCTGAGAAATTACATTGACGATAAGATTATCTGGAAATATGAAAAGATCATAAATGGAAACGTATTTATTGCCTGTGAAAACATTTTTGATCCCAAAAAAATTCCGGTCAATTTCCACGAAGAGAATATTCTGAAAAAGCTGGATGAGAAATCCTCAGAGCTTGACCGGAATTTACTTCAATACAAAAATAATTTTGAAGCCGTTTTATTCCACAGCCTTGCCTATTCATTTGGTTTAAAGGTGAATGCTGTTATTTTCCGGCAGATTGCTGAAAGTATAGAGTACAGTATTATTAATAAAATCCGCCAGCATCCCCTTCAGCTTGAAGCCCTACTATTTGGAATTTCCGGCTGGCTTGAAGATCCACAGGATGAGCAAATGAAAATATGGAAAAGAGAATTTGATTTCATTAAAGCTAAATTTTCTATTTCAGATCTAAAGTTTCGTCCTAAGTTTTTAAGGCTGAGACCTCCCAATTTCCCTACCATCAGACTGTCTCAATTGGCAGATCTTTACAAACATCAGCATTTATTTTCAAAGATCATGAAAGCCGGAAATACAGAGGAGCTTTATACTTTATTCAGCTCCATAAAGGCCTCTGAATATTGGGACTCCCATTTTAATTTCGGAAATATTTCCAAAGTACATCCTAAAACCTTGAGCAAAGATTTTATTGATCTTCTGATTCTAAATACTGTGCTCCCTTTAAAGTATGCTTATCACAGGTATCATCATGAGGAAACCGCAGATGAAATTATTCAACTGTACAGATCTGTTTCTGCCGAAAAAAATACCATCATTACAGGCTGGAAAGATATGGGTCTGGAAATTACGGATGCACTGGAAAGCCAAAGCCTGATTTATCACCATAAGACCCATTGTGAAACCAAAAACTGCCTGGCATGCGGGATTGGTTTTAAACTTTTGAAAGAATGA
- the bshA gene encoding N-acetyl-alpha-D-glucosaminyl L-malate synthase BshA gives MKIGILCYPTYGGSGIVATELGMSLANKGYEVHFISSALPARLDITNPNIFFHRVNVQTYPLFQYQPYDIALSSMIYRVVNLYKLDLLHAHYAIPYAYAAFTAKQMLREDNNDIPLVTTLHGTDITLVGQHPSYKHAVEFSINQSDAITSVSESLKKDTLQFFNIKKEIQVITNFIDNSEFDDCTECQRTQFANPDEKILIHVSNLRPVKRVDEVLQIFKNVEKKVKSKLIIIGEGPDMEKVNQFLEENPELISKIRLLGKVNDLYKILQLSDVFLLPSEQESFGLAALEAMAAYTPVISSNAGGIPEVNIQGETGYLAEIGNVEAMSNYTIKLLSNDELLAKMKQNAKDQAIKFDLKNILPIYEKMYRTTIENFNKELTKV, from the coding sequence ATGAAAATAGGCATACTTTGCTATCCAACATACGGGGGAAGCGGAATTGTAGCAACAGAATTAGGAATGTCCCTTGCCAATAAAGGATATGAAGTACATTTCATCAGTTCTGCACTTCCAGCAAGATTAGATATCACCAATCCGAATATTTTCTTCCACAGGGTAAATGTTCAGACCTATCCTCTTTTTCAGTATCAGCCTTATGATATTGCTTTAAGTTCGATGATCTACAGGGTGGTGAATCTTTATAAACTGGATCTTCTTCATGCACATTATGCCATTCCTTATGCATACGCAGCTTTTACAGCAAAGCAGATGCTTCGGGAGGACAATAATGATATTCCTTTGGTGACTACATTACATGGTACAGATATTACCCTTGTAGGCCAGCACCCCAGTTATAAACATGCTGTAGAGTTTTCCATCAACCAATCAGATGCCATTACTTCGGTTTCTGAAAGTCTGAAAAAAGACACCCTCCAGTTCTTCAACATCAAAAAAGAAATTCAGGTGATTACCAATTTTATTGACAATTCTGAGTTTGACGACTGTACGGAGTGCCAGAGAACCCAGTTTGCCAATCCTGATGAAAAAATCCTGATCCACGTTTCCAATCTCCGTCCTGTAAAACGTGTAGACGAGGTACTTCAGATCTTTAAGAATGTGGAGAAAAAAGTTAAATCCAAGCTGATCATCATAGGTGAAGGTCCGGACATGGAAAAGGTAAATCAGTTTTTGGAAGAAAACCCGGAGCTCATATCCAAAATCCGTCTTTTAGGAAAGGTGAATGATTTGTATAAAATTTTACAGCTTTCAGATGTATTTCTTCTTCCTTCGGAGCAGGAAAGTTTTGGTCTGGCAGCTTTGGAAGCCATGGCAGCTTATACTCCGGTAATCAGTTCCAATGCAGGAGGAATTCCCGAGGTGAACATCCAGGGAGAAACCGGATACCTTGCCGAAATCGGAAATGTAGAGGCTATGAGCAACTACACCATCAAACTGCTGAGCAATGATGAACTTTTAGCCAAAATGAAGCAAAATGCGAAAGATCAGGCCATAAAATTCGATTTGAAAAACATTCTTCCTATCTATGAGAAAATGTATAGAACAACCATAGAAAATTTTAATAAGGAGCTGACGAAAGTATAA